In Comamonas koreensis, the genomic stretch TGCCGCATACAGCCAGACCAGCAGCACCACGGCGGCCAGTACAAAACGCAGGCCCGACGCTGCCAGTGGCGGCATGTGCTGGGCCACCATGCGGCCACTGGGCCAGGACGCGCCCCAAAGCAAGGCCATGCCCATCAAACGCAGGTGTGAGGCGGCCTGTGGGCCGAGGATATTTTGTAAATTCATGTGTGGATGGTGCCTGCACCCGGCGCGCGCAACGCACGCCAGCAGGCTCGGGGCGACTATAGCGGCTGTGCGTGTTCGGTGATTGGCAGGCAGGCGACAGGTGACCAGAACCAGGGGCTAAGGACTGGCACTTGCACGGCCAGGCACTGTTGTGTGCTGGCTGCAAACCGGCCCGCGCGATGGTGGATACTGCGCGACAAGCGCCCGTTTTCAGCCGCCCGCCAGCGCCGCTATAGTGGCAGCTGCCCGATCTTTCCCCAACGTCTTACCCATCTGCAAGGAGACACCCATGTTCAGCCACATCATGCTCGGCACCAGCGATCTGGAGAAATCACGCCAGTTCTACGACGCCTTCCTCGCCGAGTTGGGCGTGCCCCCGGGTGCCGCCAACAAGAACCGCTATTTCTGGCGCGCCAATGGCGGCACCTTCAGCGTCAGCACCCCCATCAATGGCGAGGCAGCCACTATCGGCAATGGCAGCACGACTGGCTTTGCCGCCAGCAGCACCGAGCAGGTCGACCAGGCCCATGCGGTGGGCCTGGCCCATGGCGGCGTGGCCTGTGAAGACCCACCGGGCTGGCGCGGCGAAGGCCCTGCGGCCCTGTACCTGGCCTACCTGCGCGACCCGGATGGCAACAAGCTCTGCCTGGCCTACCGCCAGCCCAAGGTTTAAACCTCCAAAAGCAAAAACGCCCCGCAAGCTGCGGGGCGTTGTCGTTAGAGGTCGTTGGCAGGCATCAGACCCGGGCGCCGCGCCGGCCGCCCAAGGTGATCCAGGTCAGCAGCACGCCGCACAGCGCGCCGGTGGCCATGCCCACCACCATCGGCAGCGGTTTGCCGCTGGAGAACAGGCCCACGATCTGCATGGCGACCGCGCCGGTCAGCATCTGCAAGGTGCCCAGCAAGGCCGAGGCTGTGCCGGCAATCTGGCCATGCGCCTCCAGCGCCAGCACCGAAGTCGTGGGGATCACCAGGCCCATCAAGCCGCTGGCGACAAAGTACAGGCCAATCAACACGGCGAGCTGGTCGCCACCCACCAGGTAGTAGGCCAGCAGGCAGCACATCACCACACCGCTGGCGGTAGCGGCCAGCTTGACAACGGGCACCAGGCCAAAGCGCTTGCCCAGCATGCCGGTAAACTGCGCCGCGCCAATAAAGGCAATCGCATTGAATGCAAAGGCCATGCTGTACTGCGTGGTGCTGAGGCCGTAGTGGTTGATCAGCACAAAGGGCGAGCCGGCCAGGTAGACAAAGAAACCGGCCATCGCGCAGGCGCCGATAAACACCAGGCCCAGGTAGTGCCAGTCGCGCAGCAGCAGGCCATAGGCCTGGAGCACACCGCCCAGGCTGCTGTCCACGCCGTTGTTGGATGCGCGCGTCTCGGGCAGGCCGCGCGCCATGGCCACCATGCCGATCAGCGCGGCCACTGCCACCACCCAGAACACCATGCGCCAGCCGCCGATTGCAATCACCCCGCTGCCGGCCAGCGGCGCGAGGATGGGCGAGACGCTGAAGACCAGCATCAGCAGCGACATCATGCGCGCGGCCTCGTGGCCGGTGTGCAGATCACGCACCACCGCGCGCGGAAT encodes the following:
- a CDS encoding VOC family protein, whose protein sequence is MFSHIMLGTSDLEKSRQFYDAFLAELGVPPGAANKNRYFWRANGGTFSVSTPINGEAATIGNGSTTGFAASSTEQVDQAHAVGLAHGGVACEDPPGWRGEGPAALYLAYLRDPDGNKLCLAYRQPKV
- a CDS encoding multidrug effflux MFS transporter; protein product: MPSSISLRLVFILGLLSAIGPFAIDMYLPALPQIGASLQAPVGAVQASLTAFFLALGVGQPLFGTLADMWGRKKPLYLGLAIFVLASVGCALAQDIHTLVVLRFIQGLGAAAGMAIPRAVVRDLHTGHEAARMMSLLMLVFSVSPILAPLAGSGVIAIGGWRMVFWVVAVAALIGMVAMARGLPETRASNNGVDSSLGGVLQAYGLLLRDWHYLGLVFIGACAMAGFFVYLAGSPFVLINHYGLSTTQYSMAFAFNAIAFIGAAQFTGMLGKRFGLVPVVKLAATASGVVMCCLLAYYLVGGDQLAVLIGLYFVASGLMGLVIPTTSVLALEAHGQIAGTASALLGTLQMLTGAVAMQIVGLFSSGKPLPMVVGMATGALCGVLLTWITLGGRRGARV